The following is a genomic window from Bacillus kexueae.
AAACGCAATGAACCAAGCAAAACAATTTTCAGAAGCAACCAATGTCACAGGTATCGCCTTAACAAAATTAGATGGAACCGCTAAAGGTGGTATCGTCTTAGCGATACGCAATGAGTTAAAGATTCCTGTAAAGCTTGTCGGATTAGGAGAGAAAATGGATGATTTACAGCCATTTAACGCGGAGCAATATGTGTATGGGTTATTTGCAGATTTGATGGAGGAAGAGGGAGAGTAAACCCTTCTTCCTTTTAAAAATCAATTTTCTTAGCCAATTTCCAAGACAAATGAAATAGATTGATGATGTTAAGAAAAAAACTTGACATTAACAGTTGCTTTCGCTACACTAGTTACTTGTAAAGGCATTTCACTTAACAAGGGAGGAATGAGTGATGATGCTCGAAAAGACGACGCGTATGAACTATTTGTTCGATTTTTATCAATCGTTGTTAACGCCTAAACAAAAAAGTTATATGTCTTTATATTACCTTGACGATTTCTCCCTAGGTGAAATAGCTGAAGAATTTGAAGTAAGTCGTCAAGCTGTTTACGATAATATTAAGCGAACCGAAGCAATGCTAGAAGAGTATGAAGAAAAGCTTGGGTTGTTAAACAAGTTTCAAGAGCGGAAAAAAATAGTGGAGCGACTTAAAGAATTGAGCGAGCCACTGATTGATCAAGAGGAGATTCTCTCGTTGCTAAAAGCTCTTGAAAAATTGGATTAGGAGGCGGCGAATTATGGCATTTGAAGGTTTAGCCGACCGACTGCAAAGTACCATTTCAAAAATCCGCGGTAAAGGAAAGGTTACAGAAGCTGATGTAAAGGAAATGATGAGGGAAGTTCGCCTCGCTTTACTAGAAGCTGACGTAAACTTCAAAGTTGTAAAAGACTTTGTTAAAAAAGTAAGTGAACGTGCTGTCGGTCAAGAAGTAATGAAGAGCTTGACCCCAGGGCAGCAAGTTATTAAAGTCGTAAAGGAAGAGCTTGCAGAGCTCATGGGTGGTGAACAAAGTCAAATTGCCGTTAGTCAACGTCCACCGACTGTCATTATGATGGTTGGTTTGCAGGGAGCCGGTAAAACGACGACGACAGGAAAACTAGCCAATCTTTTACGAAAAAAGTATAATCGTAATCCTTTGCTTGTAGCAGCGGATATTTATCGCCCTGCGGCGATTAAACAGCTGGAAACACTAGGAAAGCAGTTGAATATGCCTGTGTTTTCCTTAGGAGATCAAGTAAGCCCGGTCGAAATCGCGAAGCAAGCACTTGCCTTTGCTAAAGAGGAGCATCACGACTATGTCTTAATTGACACAGCAGGTCGTTTGCACATCGACGAAGAGCTTATGGATGAATTAGCACAAGTAAAAGAACTAGCTAATCCAGATGAAATTTTCCTCGTAGTCGACGCGATGACAGGGCAAGACGCGGTTAACGTTGCGAAAAGCTTCCACGAACAACTTGGATTGACAGGGGTCGTACTAACGAAGTTAGATGGGGACACTCGTGGAGGAGCAGCATTATCAATTCGTGCCGTTACCGGTACACCAATTAAATTTGCTGGTATGGGAGAAAAGCTTGATGCATTAGAACCATTCCATCCTGAACGAATGGCTTCTCGAATTTTAGGAATGGGTGATGTTCTTACATTAATTGAAAAGGCACAAGCAAATGTCGACCAAGAAAAAGCAAAAGAATTGGAAGAAAAAATGCGGACGATGTCCTTTACATTTGACGACTTCTTAGAACAGTTAGGACAAGTCCGAAATATGGGACCATTGGATGAAATCCTGTCCATGCTTCCGGGTGCCAATAAGATGAAAGGGTTAAAAAATATCCAAGTGGATGAAAAGCAAATTAGTCATGTAGAAGCGATTATTCGCTCAATGACAAAAGAAGAAAAAATTAACCCTGAAATTATTAACGCTAGCCGGAAGAAGCGAATTGCTAACGGGAGTGGAACTTCTGTACAAGAAGTGAACCGCTTATTAAAGCAATTTGATGAAATGAAAAAGATGATGAAACAGATGACTAACATGGCAAAAGGGAAGCGAAAAGGCGGATTTAAATTCCCTTTTATGTAATAAAATCATTCTGTTAAGAAAAAACACTTTACAAACGATTTTAAGACTGATATTATACTATCTTGTTGAAAACTATTCGGAGGTGCTTTTAAAATGGCAGTAAAAATTCGTTTAAAACGTATGGGAGCAAAAAAATCTCCTTTCTATCGTATCGTAGTAGCTGATTCTCGTTCTCCACGTGATGGACGTTTCATCGAAACAGTTGGAACTTACAATCCTGTAAGTGAGCCAGCTGAAGTAAAAATTGACGAAGAATTAGCTCTTAAATGGTTACAAAATGGTGCGAAACCATCTGATACAGTACGTAACCTTTTCTCTAAACAAGGCATCATGGAAAAATTCCATAACGTGAAAAACAGCAAGTAATGAACGTGGTGCAAATGGAAGAATTAATTTCAACCATTGCAAAAGCGCTCGTCGATCATCCTGAAGAAGTTTCAGTAGATCGAAAAGAAACGGAAAACGAAATCGTTTTTACGTTAAGCGTTCATAAAGATGATGTTGGAAAGGTCATTGGAAAGCAAGGCAGAATTGCTAAAGCATTTCGAACTGTTGTATATGCAGCGGGGAATCATTCCAACAAGCGCGTGTTTTTAGATATTAACGATTAAAAAGGTGAGGACATATGGACCTCGCCTTTTTATCATTTCAGATTCAATTGTAGCAATACTGCTATTTTCAAATATTTAAGGTAAAATAAAAGAAGCGAATGTAAACTTGACTTAGCGTCATG
Proteins encoded in this region:
- a CDS encoding putative DNA-binding protein, with product MMLEKTTRMNYLFDFYQSLLTPKQKSYMSLYYLDDFSLGEIAEEFEVSRQAVYDNIKRTEAMLEEYEEKLGLLNKFQERKKIVERLKELSEPLIDQEEILSLLKALEKLD
- the ffh gene encoding signal recognition particle protein; this translates as MAFEGLADRLQSTISKIRGKGKVTEADVKEMMREVRLALLEADVNFKVVKDFVKKVSERAVGQEVMKSLTPGQQVIKVVKEELAELMGGEQSQIAVSQRPPTVIMMVGLQGAGKTTTTGKLANLLRKKYNRNPLLVAADIYRPAAIKQLETLGKQLNMPVFSLGDQVSPVEIAKQALAFAKEEHHDYVLIDTAGRLHIDEELMDELAQVKELANPDEIFLVVDAMTGQDAVNVAKSFHEQLGLTGVVLTKLDGDTRGGAALSIRAVTGTPIKFAGMGEKLDALEPFHPERMASRILGMGDVLTLIEKAQANVDQEKAKELEEKMRTMSFTFDDFLEQLGQVRNMGPLDEILSMLPGANKMKGLKNIQVDEKQISHVEAIIRSMTKEEKINPEIINASRKKRIANGSGTSVQEVNRLLKQFDEMKKMMKQMTNMAKGKRKGGFKFPFM
- the rpsP gene encoding 30S ribosomal protein S16, yielding MAVKIRLKRMGAKKSPFYRIVVADSRSPRDGRFIETVGTYNPVSEPAEVKIDEELALKWLQNGAKPSDTVRNLFSKQGIMEKFHNVKNSK
- a CDS encoding KH domain-containing protein; amino-acid sequence: MEELISTIAKALVDHPEEVSVDRKETENEIVFTLSVHKDDVGKVIGKQGRIAKAFRTVVYAAGNHSNKRVFLDIND